A window of Longispora fulva contains these coding sequences:
- a CDS encoding 3-isopropylmalate dehydrogenase, with protein sequence MARIAVIPGDGIGGEVITEARKVLDAVLPGIDATEYDLGAERYLRTGEVLPPSVQDELAGHDAILLGAVGGRPGDPNLPPGILERGLLLKLRFDFDQYVNLRPSRLWPGTTSPLAGVKPGEIDFVVVREGTEGLYAGAGGTLHKGTPHEVATEESLNTRHGVERVIRDAFARATKRDRKKLTLVHKSNVLVNAGGLWTRTFDAVAKEFPGVETEYQHVDAAAMFLVTRPQRYDVVVTDNLFGDILTDIAAAVTGGIGLAASGCVNPDGTYPSMFEPVHGSAPDIAGQGIADPIAAIMSVALLLEHLGHADEAARVTAAVSEELTTRTPGQTLSTSAVGDRVAERVA encoded by the coding sequence GTGGCGCGCATCGCGGTTATCCCGGGCGACGGCATCGGCGGTGAGGTGATCACCGAGGCCCGCAAGGTCCTCGACGCGGTCCTCCCCGGTATCGACGCCACGGAGTACGACCTGGGCGCCGAGCGCTACCTCCGCACCGGCGAGGTCCTCCCGCCGAGCGTCCAGGACGAGCTGGCCGGCCACGACGCGATCCTGCTGGGCGCGGTCGGCGGGCGCCCCGGCGACCCGAACCTGCCGCCCGGCATCCTGGAGCGCGGCCTCCTGCTCAAGCTGCGCTTCGACTTCGACCAGTACGTGAACCTGCGCCCCTCCCGCCTCTGGCCCGGCACCACCAGCCCCCTGGCCGGCGTCAAGCCCGGCGAGATCGACTTCGTGGTGGTCCGCGAGGGCACCGAGGGCCTGTACGCGGGCGCCGGCGGCACCCTGCACAAGGGCACGCCGCACGAGGTCGCCACCGAGGAGAGCCTCAACACCCGGCACGGCGTCGAGCGGGTCATCCGCGACGCTTTCGCCCGGGCCACGAAGCGCGACCGCAAGAAGCTGACCCTGGTGCACAAGAGCAACGTGCTGGTCAACGCCGGCGGCCTGTGGACCCGCACGTTCGACGCCGTGGCGAAGGAGTTCCCGGGGGTCGAGACGGAGTACCAGCACGTGGACGCCGCCGCCATGTTCCTCGTGACCCGCCCGCAGCGCTACGACGTGGTCGTCACCGACAACCTGTTCGGCGACATCCTCACCGACATCGCCGCCGCCGTCACCGGGGGCATCGGGCTGGCGGCCAGCGGTTGCGTGAACCCGGACGGCACGTACCCGTCGATGTTCGAGCCCGTGCACGGCTCCGCGCCGGACATCGCCGGCCAGGGGATCGCCGACCCGATCGCCGCGATCATGTCCGTCGCGCTCCTTCTGGAACATCTGGGACACGCCGACGAGGCCGCCCGGGTGACCGCAGCGGTGTCCGAGGAGCTCACGACCCGCACGCCGGGCCAGACGTTGAGCACGTCCGCAGTCGGCGACCGGGTAGCGGAGCGGGTAGCCTAA
- the serA gene encoding phosphoglycerate dehydrogenase: MNLPTTLPVVLIAEELAPAALAVLADDFEVRHVDGTDRPALLAALADADAVLIRSATQIDAEALAAGTKLAIVARAGVGLDNVDVPAATARGVMVVNAPTSNIVSAAEQAVALLLAVSRHTVPAASALKQGQWKRSKYTGVEIFEKTVGVVGLGRIGVLFAQRMAAFGVKLIAYDPYLQPARAAQLGIKLVGLDELLAESDFISIHLPKTPETVGLIGAKELAKTKKGVRIVNAARGGLIDEAALADALASGHVGGAGLDVFVKEPCTDSPLFAFENVVAVPHLGASTVEAQDKAGLAVAKSVKLALQGEFVPDAVNVQVGGVVHEEIRPLLPLAEKLGRVYTAVAGGVAANVVVEVRGDVAQHDVSVLQLAASKGLFADVVADQVTYVNAPLLAKERGVEITLATFEDSPEYQNLLTLRGALPDGRTVSVSGTLTAGPREVAKLTEVDGFDLDVPAEGNVILFRYADRPGIVGAIGGLLGEAGVNIAGMQVARLSAGGDALMALAVDSPVHGELLSSAAAVVGASSACTVDLTEA, translated from the coding sequence ATGAACCTTCCCACCACGCTTCCCGTCGTGCTCATCGCCGAAGAACTCGCCCCGGCCGCCCTGGCCGTGCTCGCCGACGACTTCGAGGTCCGCCACGTCGACGGCACCGACCGCCCGGCCCTGCTGGCCGCGCTCGCCGACGCCGACGCCGTGCTGATCCGCAGCGCCACCCAGATCGACGCCGAGGCCCTCGCGGCCGGCACGAAGCTGGCCATCGTCGCCCGGGCCGGCGTCGGCCTGGACAACGTCGACGTGCCGGCGGCCACCGCCCGAGGCGTCATGGTGGTCAACGCGCCGACCTCGAACATCGTGTCCGCCGCCGAGCAGGCCGTCGCGCTGCTGCTCGCCGTGTCGCGGCACACCGTGCCGGCCGCCTCGGCGCTCAAGCAGGGCCAGTGGAAGCGGTCGAAGTACACCGGTGTCGAGATCTTCGAGAAGACCGTCGGCGTCGTCGGCCTGGGCCGGATCGGCGTGCTGTTCGCCCAGCGGATGGCCGCGTTCGGCGTCAAGCTGATCGCCTACGACCCCTACCTGCAGCCGGCCCGCGCCGCGCAGCTCGGGATCAAGCTGGTCGGCCTGGACGAGCTGCTCGCCGAGTCCGACTTCATCTCGATCCACCTGCCGAAGACCCCGGAGACCGTGGGCCTGATCGGTGCCAAGGAGCTGGCGAAGACCAAGAAGGGCGTCCGGATCGTCAACGCCGCCCGGGGTGGCCTCATCGACGAGGCGGCCCTGGCCGACGCGCTGGCCAGCGGGCACGTCGGCGGCGCCGGCCTCGACGTGTTCGTCAAGGAGCCGTGCACCGATTCGCCGCTGTTCGCGTTCGAGAACGTGGTCGCGGTGCCGCACCTGGGCGCCTCGACGGTGGAGGCCCAGGACAAGGCCGGTCTCGCGGTCGCCAAGAGCGTCAAGCTCGCGCTGCAGGGCGAGTTCGTCCCCGATGCGGTGAACGTGCAGGTCGGTGGCGTGGTGCACGAGGAGATCCGCCCGCTGCTGCCGCTCGCGGAGAAGCTGGGCCGGGTGTACACGGCGGTGGCCGGCGGCGTCGCGGCCAACGTGGTCGTCGAGGTCCGCGGCGACGTGGCCCAGCACGACGTGTCGGTCCTCCAGCTCGCCGCGAGCAAGGGCCTGTTCGCCGACGTGGTGGCCGACCAGGTCACCTACGTCAACGCCCCGCTGCTGGCCAAGGAGCGCGGCGTGGAGATCACGCTCGCGACGTTCGAGGACAGCCCGGAGTACCAGAACCTGCTCACCCTGCGCGGCGCCCTGCCGGACGGCCGCACCGTGAGCGTGTCGGGCACCCTGACGGCCGGCCCGCGCGAGGTCGCCAAGCTGACCGAGGTCGACGGCTTCGACCTGGACGTGCCGGCCGAGGGCAACGTCATCCTCTTCCGGTACGCCGACCGGCCCGGCATCGTCGGCGCCATCGGTGGCCTCCTCGGCGAGGCCGGGGTGAACATCGCCGGCATGCAGGTTGCCCGCCTGAGCGCCGGCGGCGACGCGCTGATGGCTCTCGCGGTGGATTCGCCGGTGCACGGCGAGCTGCTCAGCTCGGCGGCGGCCGTGGTCGGCGCGAGCAGCGCCTGCACCGTGGACCTCACCGAGGCGTAG
- the ilvC gene encoding ketol-acid reductoisomerase: MVNVYYDDDADLGLIQGKKVAVLGYGSQGHAHALSLRDSGVDVRVGLPEGSKSRPKAEEQGLRVLTPFDACAEADLIMVLAPDTAQRSIYAHDIAPNLTAGKALAFGHGLNIRYDLIKPPADVDVIMIAPKGPGHLVRRQFVDGKGVPCLIAVEQDPTGTAKALALAYAKGIGGTRAGVIETTFTEETETDLFGEQAVLCGGVADLVKNGFEVLTEAGYAPEVAYFECLHELKLIVDLLYEGGLSKMNYSVSDTAEYGGYTRGPRAVSSVSKDEMKKILAEIQDGRFAAEWVAEDENGRPNYAKLREENANHPIEVVGKQLRGMMSWVDNPITETA; encoded by the coding sequence ATGGTCAACGTTTACTACGACGACGACGCCGACCTCGGCCTCATCCAGGGCAAGAAGGTGGCCGTCCTCGGCTACGGCTCCCAGGGCCACGCCCACGCCCTCTCCCTGCGCGACTCCGGCGTCGACGTCCGGGTCGGCCTCCCGGAGGGCTCCAAGAGCCGCCCGAAGGCCGAGGAGCAGGGCCTGCGGGTCCTCACCCCGTTCGACGCGTGCGCCGAGGCCGACCTGATCATGGTGCTCGCGCCGGACACCGCGCAGCGCTCGATCTACGCCCACGACATCGCCCCGAACCTGACCGCCGGCAAGGCGCTCGCGTTCGGCCACGGCCTCAACATCCGGTACGACCTGATCAAGCCGCCGGCCGACGTCGACGTCATCATGATCGCGCCGAAGGGCCCGGGTCACCTGGTCCGCCGCCAGTTCGTGGACGGCAAGGGCGTGCCGTGCCTGATCGCGGTGGAGCAGGACCCGACGGGCACCGCCAAGGCCCTCGCGCTCGCCTACGCCAAGGGCATCGGCGGCACCCGCGCCGGCGTCATCGAGACCACGTTCACCGAGGAGACCGAGACCGACCTGTTCGGCGAGCAGGCCGTCCTCTGCGGCGGCGTCGCGGACCTGGTCAAGAACGGGTTCGAGGTCCTCACCGAGGCCGGCTACGCCCCCGAGGTCGCCTACTTCGAATGCCTGCACGAGCTCAAGCTCATCGTCGACCTGCTCTACGAGGGCGGCCTGTCGAAGATGAACTACTCGGTCTCCGACACCGCCGAGTACGGCGGCTACACCCGGGGCCCGCGCGCCGTCAGCAGCGTCTCCAAGGACGAGATGAAGAAGATCCTCGCCGAGATCCAGGACGGCCGGTTCGCCGCCGAATGGGTCGCCGAGGACGAGAACGGCCGGCCGAACTACGCCAAGCTGCGCGAGGAGAACGCCAACCACCCGATCGAGGTGGTCGGCAAGCAGCTCCGCGGCATGATGTCCTGGGTGGACAACCCCATCACCGAGACTGCATAG
- the ilvN gene encoding acetolactate synthase small subunit, which translates to MSKHTLSVLVENKPGVLARVAALFSRRGFNIDSLAVGETEQPGISRITLVVDAAEQPLEQVTKQLNKLINVLKIVELEPTGSVQRELLLVKVRSDLASRSHVLETVTLFRAKVVDVSPDAVIIEATGTKEKLEALLRMLEPFGIKEMVQSGLVAVGRGAKSITSGSTLRSVA; encoded by the coding sequence ATGAGCAAGCACACCCTGTCCGTCCTCGTGGAGAACAAGCCCGGCGTCCTGGCCCGGGTCGCGGCCCTGTTCTCCCGGCGCGGCTTCAACATCGACTCCCTCGCGGTGGGCGAGACCGAGCAGCCGGGCATCTCCCGGATCACGCTCGTCGTCGACGCCGCCGAGCAGCCACTCGAGCAGGTCACGAAGCAGCTCAACAAGCTGATCAACGTGCTCAAGATCGTGGAACTGGAGCCGACCGGCTCCGTCCAGCGCGAACTCCTCCTGGTGAAGGTCCGATCCGACCTGGCCAGCCGTTCGCACGTCCTGGAGACAGTGACCCTGTTCCGGGCGAAGGTCGTCGACGTCTCACCCGACGCCGTGATCATCGAGGCCACGGGCACGAAGGAGAAGCTCGAAGCGCTGCTCCGGATGCTCGAGCCGTTCGGCATCAAGGAGATGGTCCAGTCGGGCCTGGTCGCGGTCGGCCGCGGCGCGAAATCCATCACCAGCGGCTCGACACTGCGGTCTGTCGCCTAA
- a CDS encoding acetolactate synthase large subunit — protein sequence MTRPAPCTCTRAVFVAQPPQLSRAWDIPMTKPESQAARALTGAQSLVASLEALGVEVVFGIPGGAILPAYDPLYDSSVRHILVRHEQGAGHAATGYAQATGRVGVCMATSGPGATNLVTPIADAYMDSVPIVAITGQVSRAAIGTDAFQEADIHGITMPITKHNYLVQDGKDIPRVLAEAFYVAGSGRPGPVLVDIPKDVLQAQTVFEWPPTMDLPGYRPTTQPHSKQIREAAKLIATARRPVLYVGGGVLKAGATEELKALAELTGAPVVTTLMARGAFPDSHPQHMGMPGMHGTVGAVFALQKADLLITLGARFDDRVTGKLDSFAPDAAVIHADIDPAEIGKNRHADVPIVGDAKIIIAALIEAVGENHPSLKAWWEQLDDIRDRYPLGYAEHEDGTLSPQYVISRIGALVGPDAIYATGVGQHQMWASQFISYENPGTFLNSGGLGTMGYAVPAAMGAKVGAPDRSVWAIDGDGCFQMTNQELATCSLENIPIKVAVINNGNLGMVRQWQTLFYDGRYSNTGLGTHATEDRPRIPDFVKLGEALGCVGLRCESADEVDAVIKQAMEINDRPVVIDFVVGKDAMVWPMVPAGTSNDEILFARGVRPSFDEDDL from the coding sequence ATGACGCGCCCCGCCCCGTGCACCTGCACGAGGGCGGTTTTTGTTGCCCAGCCTCCACAACTTTCCAGAGCATGGGATATCCCGATGACCAAACCAGAAAGCCAGGCCGCCCGCGCCCTGACCGGCGCCCAGTCGCTCGTCGCGTCGCTTGAGGCGCTCGGCGTAGAGGTGGTGTTCGGTATTCCGGGTGGGGCGATTCTGCCGGCATACGACCCGTTGTACGACTCCAGCGTGCGCCACATCCTGGTCCGCCACGAACAGGGCGCCGGCCACGCCGCCACGGGTTACGCCCAGGCCACCGGCCGGGTCGGCGTCTGCATGGCCACCTCCGGCCCCGGTGCCACCAACCTCGTCACCCCGATCGCCGACGCCTACATGGACTCGGTGCCGATCGTCGCCATCACCGGCCAGGTGTCGCGGGCCGCGATCGGCACGGACGCCTTCCAGGAGGCGGACATCCACGGCATCACCATGCCGATCACGAAGCACAACTACCTGGTCCAGGACGGCAAGGACATCCCGCGGGTCCTCGCCGAGGCGTTCTACGTCGCCGGCAGCGGCCGCCCCGGCCCGGTGCTGGTGGACATCCCGAAGGACGTGCTCCAGGCGCAGACGGTCTTCGAGTGGCCGCCGACCATGGACCTGCCCGGCTACCGGCCGACGACCCAGCCGCACAGCAAGCAGATCCGCGAGGCGGCGAAGCTGATCGCCACGGCCCGCCGCCCGGTGCTGTACGTCGGCGGCGGCGTCCTCAAGGCCGGCGCCACCGAGGAGCTCAAGGCCCTGGCCGAGCTGACCGGCGCGCCGGTCGTCACGACGCTGATGGCCCGGGGCGCTTTCCCGGACAGCCACCCGCAGCACATGGGCATGCCCGGCATGCACGGCACGGTCGGCGCGGTGTTCGCGCTCCAGAAGGCCGACCTGCTGATCACGCTGGGCGCGCGGTTCGACGACCGGGTCACCGGCAAGCTGGACAGCTTCGCCCCGGACGCGGCCGTCATCCACGCGGACATCGACCCGGCCGAGATCGGCAAGAACCGGCACGCGGACGTCCCGATCGTCGGCGACGCGAAGATCATCATCGCGGCGCTGATCGAGGCGGTCGGCGAGAACCACCCGAGCCTGAAGGCCTGGTGGGAGCAGTTGGACGACATCCGCGACCGTTATCCGCTGGGCTACGCCGAGCACGAGGACGGCACCCTGTCCCCGCAGTACGTGATCAGCCGGATCGGCGCGCTCGTCGGCCCCGACGCCATCTACGCCACGGGCGTCGGCCAGCACCAGATGTGGGCGTCCCAGTTCATCTCGTACGAGAACCCGGGCACCTTCCTCAACTCCGGCGGCCTCGGCACGATGGGCTACGCGGTCCCGGCGGCCATGGGCGCGAAGGTCGGCGCCCCGGACCGGTCCGTGTGGGCGATCGACGGCGACGGCTGTTTCCAGATGACCAACCAGGAGCTGGCGACCTGTTCGCTGGAGAACATCCCGATCAAGGTCGCCGTGATCAACAACGGCAACCTGGGGATGGTCCGGCAGTGGCAGACCCTGTTCTACGACGGCCGGTACTCCAACACCGGCCTCGGCACCCACGCCACCGAGGACAGGCCCCGGATCCCCGACTTCGTGAAGCTCGGCGAGGCGCTCGGCTGCGTCGGGCTGCGCTGCGAGTCGGCCGACGAGGTCGACGCCGTGATCAAGCAGGCCATGGAGATCAACGACCGGCCGGTCGTCATCGACTTCGTGGTCGGCAAGGACGCGATGGTCTGGCCGATGGTCCCGGCCGGCACCAGCAACGACGAGATCCTGTTCGCCCGCGGCGTGCGCCCCAGCTTCGACGAGGATGACCTGTGA
- a CDS encoding putative bifunctional diguanylate cyclase/phosphodiesterase, whose protein sequence is MSVLAHGLALSADARIGVRLTTLAGVLCAGSLLAGLLTMRGGPRGWGARVRAVLDGLLVAGSGAYVVCLLVLGPRIAMPPVIVGAAGATVAVVCGVGMAVCLRASQPKGPVFAVAAGAGLLSAGTFAQVLWRWAALPGSRPAGLVLWLAGVGVLVAAVVRATRGEPGPGPAGHAPLPRLGTGLSMLPVAAALGATLYHLVTVGPLTVRATYAATAVAFALVGRQALTMRDARRYADELAHREAHFRSIVAGASDVTMLLDSRLDVRWLSPSAAWRLGLIERDIVARSFLELPHPEDVAAAEDVLRDILAGPGGSQTRMYARILDAAGEWRDLESMISDQRHVPQVAGLVMHCRDVTDRKHLERELAKMAYADPLTGLGNRRALLRTLHDEAGGRVCTLLTLDLDGFKNVNDVRGHDVGDAVLVEVAHRLRANLRPGDVPTRLGGDEFAVLMWSGPQTAAVVAGRLLKVLNAPYRIEDLTVFLSASIGLAGCRTANDVPQLLRNADMALRAAKRRGKNRVEEYDAEYARSMAARADMAAELRGAGERGELSLVYQPVLHLPDNRLVGVEALLRWRHPRLGVVRPAQFIPVAEESDLVEELGTWTLHQACHQLSAWLRAGHDLWASVNLSTRQLHLPEFPVHLAELLRVHRLPGYRLTLEVAEHRMARDIKGLSERIMAVRGMGVRVALDDFGAGYSSLAQLRSLPVDIVKIDKDLEPLADLVVQLGQRLGLEVIVEGIEQPEQLATMAAAGCQLAQGFLLGRPMPAEQLEALLEETFAHDVGQVDSGREMRQALPHAADPADRST, encoded by the coding sequence GTGTCTGTCCTTGCCCACGGGCTGGCGTTGTCCGCCGACGCGCGGATCGGGGTGCGGCTGACCACCCTCGCCGGCGTGCTGTGCGCGGGGTCCCTGCTCGCGGGCCTGCTGACCATGCGGGGCGGCCCGCGCGGCTGGGGCGCCCGGGTCCGGGCGGTGCTCGATGGGCTGCTCGTCGCCGGCAGCGGGGCCTATGTCGTGTGTCTGCTGGTGCTGGGGCCCCGGATCGCCATGCCGCCGGTCATCGTGGGCGCGGCCGGCGCGACGGTCGCCGTGGTGTGCGGGGTGGGGATGGCGGTGTGCCTGCGGGCCAGCCAGCCCAAGGGTCCGGTGTTCGCGGTCGCCGCCGGGGCCGGGCTGCTGTCGGCTGGGACGTTCGCGCAGGTCCTGTGGCGGTGGGCGGCGCTGCCGGGGAGCCGGCCGGCCGGGCTCGTGTTGTGGCTCGCGGGGGTCGGCGTGCTGGTGGCGGCCGTGGTCCGGGCGACCAGGGGCGAGCCGGGGCCGGGCCCCGCCGGGCACGCGCCGCTGCCGCGCCTGGGGACGGGGCTGTCGATGCTTCCGGTGGCCGCGGCCCTGGGCGCGACGCTCTACCACCTGGTGACGGTGGGCCCGCTGACCGTCCGGGCGACGTACGCGGCCACGGCCGTCGCCTTCGCGCTCGTCGGCCGGCAGGCGCTGACGATGCGCGACGCCCGCAGGTACGCCGACGAGCTCGCCCACCGCGAGGCGCACTTCCGCTCGATCGTCGCCGGCGCCTCGGACGTGACGATGCTGCTCGACAGCCGGCTCGACGTGCGCTGGCTGTCCCCGTCGGCGGCGTGGCGGCTGGGCCTGATCGAGCGCGACATCGTGGCCCGGTCGTTCCTGGAGCTGCCGCACCCCGAGGACGTGGCCGCGGCCGAGGACGTGCTCCGCGACATCCTGGCCGGCCCGGGCGGCTCGCAGACCCGGATGTACGCGCGGATCCTCGACGCCGCCGGCGAGTGGCGCGACCTGGAGTCGATGATCAGCGACCAGCGGCACGTGCCCCAGGTCGCCGGCCTCGTCATGCACTGCCGCGACGTCACGGACCGCAAGCACCTGGAGCGCGAGCTGGCGAAGATGGCGTACGCGGACCCGCTCACCGGTCTCGGCAACCGCCGCGCCCTGCTGCGCACGCTGCACGACGAGGCCGGGGGCCGGGTGTGCACGCTGCTCACCCTGGACCTGGACGGCTTCAAGAACGTCAACGACGTCCGGGGCCACGACGTCGGCGACGCGGTGCTGGTGGAGGTGGCCCACCGGCTGCGGGCGAACCTGCGGCCGGGCGACGTGCCGACCCGGCTCGGGGGCGACGAGTTCGCGGTGCTGATGTGGTCGGGTCCGCAGACAGCCGCAGTGGTGGCCGGGCGGCTGTTGAAGGTGCTCAACGCGCCGTACCGGATCGAGGATCTGACGGTCTTCCTCTCCGCCAGCATCGGGCTGGCCGGCTGCCGGACGGCCAACGACGTGCCCCAGCTCCTCCGCAACGCCGACATGGCCCTGCGGGCGGCGAAGCGGCGCGGCAAGAACCGGGTGGAGGAGTACGACGCGGAGTACGCGCGGTCGATGGCCGCGCGCGCCGACATGGCCGCGGAGTTGCGCGGTGCGGGGGAGCGCGGCGAGCTGTCGCTGGTCTACCAGCCGGTGCTGCATCTCCCCGACAACCGGCTCGTCGGGGTGGAGGCGCTGCTGCGCTGGCGGCACCCCCGGCTGGGCGTGGTGCGGCCGGCGCAGTTCATCCCGGTGGCGGAGGAGTCCGACCTGGTCGAGGAGCTGGGCACGTGGACGCTGCACCAGGCGTGCCACCAGCTGTCGGCGTGGCTACGGGCCGGGCACGACCTGTGGGCCTCGGTGAACCTGTCGACCCGCCAGCTGCACCTGCCGGAGTTCCCGGTGCACCTGGCGGAGCTGCTGCGGGTGCACCGGCTGCCCGGGTACCGGCTGACCCTGGAGGTCGCCGAGCACCGGATGGCCCGCGACATCAAGGGCCTCAGCGAACGGATCATGGCGGTCCGGGGGATGGGTGTCCGGGTGGCCCTGGACGACTTCGGTGCCGGCTATTCCTCCCTGGCCCAGCTGCGGTCGCTGCCCGTGGACATCGTGAAGATAGACAAGGACCTGGAGCCGCTCGCGGATCTCGTGGTGCAGCTCGGCCAGCGCCTCGGCCTGGAGGTGATCGTCGAGGGCATCGAGCAGCCGGAGCAGCTCGCCACGATGGCCGCCGCCGGTTGCCAGCTCGCCCAGGGTTTCCTGCTCGGCCGGCCTATGCCCGCCGAGCAGCTGGAGGCGCTGCTGGAAGAAACATTCGCCCATGATGTGGGACAAGTTGACTCAGGGCGTGAGATGAGGCAGGCTTTACCACATGCTGCAGACCCAGCGGATCGTAGTACTTAG
- the ilvD gene encoding dihydroxy-acid dehydratase, which yields MPELRSKTSTHGRNMAGARALWRATGMTDGDFGKPIVAIANSFTQFVPGHVHLRDVGKIVAGSIEASGGVSKEFNTIAVDDGIAMGHGGMLYSLPSRELIADAVEYMVNAHCADALVCISNCDKITPGMLLAALRLNIPTVFVSGGPMEAGKTVAMNGVVTHKLDLIDAMVAAADQAVSDSDLDKIERSACPTCGSCSGMFTANSMNCLTEAIGLALPGNGSVLATHALRRGLFEEAGRTVVRIADAYYANDDMSVLPRAIASRAAFENAVALDVAMGGSTNTVLHLLAAAREAEVDFNVADVDEISRRVPCLAKVAPNSPKYHMEDVHRAGGIPALLGELHRGGALRTDVWSVHSPSLDTWLAEWDIRSGSASAAALELFHAAPGGVRTVEPFSTDNRWSTLDTDAENGCIRSVEHAYSADGGLAILFGNLAPDGCVVKTAGVPDDCLTFTGPAKVYESQDDAVTAILGNQVVAGDVVVIRYEGPKGGPGMQEMLYPTSFLKGRGLGRACALITDGRFSGGTSGLSIGHASPEAAAGGLISLVREGDTIVIDIPNRSIRLDVSDEELEARRVAEEKRDKPYTPVDRERPVSAALRAYASMATSASDGAYRLVP from the coding sequence ATGCCTGAGCTGCGGTCGAAGACCTCCACCCATGGCCGGAACATGGCCGGCGCGCGTGCCCTGTGGCGTGCGACCGGAATGACGGACGGCGATTTCGGAAAGCCCATTGTCGCTATCGCCAACAGCTTCACGCAGTTCGTACCGGGGCATGTGCATCTGCGGGATGTCGGGAAGATCGTCGCCGGTTCGATCGAGGCGTCCGGCGGGGTGTCCAAGGAGTTCAACACGATCGCCGTGGACGACGGGATCGCGATGGGCCACGGCGGGATGCTCTACTCGCTGCCGTCGCGGGAGCTGATCGCCGACGCGGTGGAGTACATGGTGAACGCGCACTGCGCCGACGCCCTGGTCTGCATCTCCAACTGCGACAAGATCACGCCCGGCATGCTGCTGGCCGCGCTCCGGCTGAACATCCCCACCGTGTTCGTCTCCGGCGGGCCGATGGAGGCCGGTAAGACGGTCGCGATGAACGGCGTCGTCACCCACAAGCTCGACCTGATCGACGCGATGGTCGCCGCCGCCGACCAGGCCGTGTCCGACAGCGACCTGGACAAGATCGAACGCTCGGCGTGCCCGACCTGCGGATCCTGTTCCGGCATGTTCACCGCCAACTCGATGAACTGCCTCACCGAGGCCATCGGCCTGGCCCTGCCCGGCAACGGCTCGGTGTTGGCCACGCACGCGCTGCGCCGGGGGCTGTTCGAGGAGGCCGGCCGGACGGTGGTCCGGATCGCCGACGCGTACTACGCCAACGACGACATGTCCGTGCTGCCCCGGGCCATCGCGTCCCGGGCCGCGTTCGAGAACGCCGTCGCGCTCGACGTGGCGATGGGCGGCTCCACGAACACCGTGCTGCACCTGTTGGCCGCCGCCCGCGAGGCCGAGGTCGACTTCAACGTCGCCGACGTCGACGAGATCTCCCGGCGGGTGCCGTGCCTGGCGAAGGTCGCGCCGAACTCACCGAAGTACCACATGGAGGACGTGCACCGGGCCGGCGGCATCCCCGCGCTGCTCGGCGAGCTGCACCGGGGCGGGGCGCTGCGGACCGACGTGTGGTCGGTGCACTCCCCCTCGCTCGACACCTGGCTGGCGGAGTGGGACATCCGCAGCGGATCCGCGTCGGCAGCGGCACTGGAGCTGTTCCACGCCGCGCCCGGCGGGGTGCGCACCGTCGAGCCGTTCTCCACCGACAACCGGTGGTCCACCCTGGACACCGACGCGGAGAACGGCTGCATCCGGTCCGTGGAGCACGCGTACTCCGCCGACGGCGGGCTGGCCATCCTGTTCGGCAACCTCGCCCCGGACGGGTGCGTGGTCAAGACTGCCGGCGTCCCCGACGACTGCCTGACCTTCACCGGACCCGCCAAGGTGTACGAGTCCCAGGACGACGCCGTCACCGCGATCCTCGGCAACCAGGTGGTGGCCGGGGACGTGGTGGTCATCCGGTACGAGGGGCCCAAGGGCGGGCCGGGTATGCAGGAGATGCTGTACCCGACGTCGTTCCTGAAGGGGCGGGGGCTCGGGCGGGCCTGCGCGCTGATCACGGACGGCCGGTTCTCCGGCGGCACGTCCGGGCTGTCGATCGGGCACGCCTCCCCCGAGGCGGCGGCTGGCGGGCTGATCAGCCTCGTGCGCGAGGGGGACACCATCGTGATCGACATCCCGAACCGGTCGATCCGGTTGGACGTCTCCGACGAGGAGTTGGAGGCGCGGCGGGTGGCCGAGGAGAAGCGGGACAAGCCGTACACGCCGGTGGACCGGGAGCGGCCGGTGTCGGCGGCGCTGCGGGCGTACGCGTCGATGGCGACGTCCGCGTCCGACGGAGCGTACCGGCTGGTGCCGTAG
- a CDS encoding PaaI family thioesterase, which produces MGLTPAEGNAILAAHFAPWVLALGLVVEEVGEGSATLRLPWSTDLAREGGALSGQAMMAAADTASVIALSATRGGFFPMTTVQLSSTFQRPVLGEDTLVRAEVTKAGRSLAFVNITLSASKGVAAEVSTVYALLA; this is translated from the coding sequence ATGGGACTCACGCCCGCGGAGGGCAACGCGATTCTGGCCGCCCACTTCGCCCCCTGGGTGCTCGCGCTCGGGCTCGTCGTCGAGGAGGTCGGCGAGGGCTCGGCGACCCTGCGGCTGCCGTGGTCGACCGATCTGGCCCGGGAGGGCGGGGCGCTGTCCGGGCAGGCGATGATGGCCGCCGCCGACACCGCGTCGGTGATCGCCCTGTCGGCGACCAGGGGCGGCTTCTTCCCGATGACGACGGTGCAGCTGTCCTCGACCTTCCAGCGCCCGGTGCTCGGCGAGGACACCCTGGTCCGCGCGGAGGTCACGAAGGCCGGCCGCAGCCTGGCCTTCGTGAACATCACGCTGTCGGCGTCGAAGGGCGTGGCCGCGGAGGTCTCCACGGTCTACGCCCTCCTTGCCTGA